In Citrus sinensis cultivar Valencia sweet orange chromosome 4, DVS_A1.0, whole genome shotgun sequence, one DNA window encodes the following:
- the LOC102607565 gene encoding type I inositol polyphosphate 5-phosphatase 2 isoform X2 produces MRTQRGKRSEAFWPSIVMKKWLNIKPKVYDFSEDEIDTETESEDDACSVKDARVHIREDHLHKAQENHSDCQSQISETPSKGYHLRHRRGKSETLRVQYINTKDVRVTIGTWNVAGRQPYEDLDIDDWLCTQEPADIYIFGFQEVVPLNAGNVLGAESSRPIPKWEAIIRRTLNKSAEPENKYKSYSAPPSPVLRTSSVADELADELADEIDDLPLGITSEEYASITNGCNVGREDLKKVISIGKNLHLSRIYGVDYDRRLDWPEHSLDATPQVISSNLKLRRVFSSSARIGFTLVDNPPMLSPQHFAINGNGLKRSHHSYGNLVSTWMEQQEEPEVVESVSDVSDGFSDEEFDAFSETPKEKHNDAAIRDTAKSRPKYVRIVSKQMVGIYVSIWVRKRLRRHINNLKVSPVGVGLMGYMGNKGSVSVSMTLFQSRLCFVCSHLTSGQTDGAEQRRNSDVSEIIRRTRFSSVFDTDQPQTIPSHDQIFWFGDLNYRLNMMDTEVRELVAQKRWDKLINSDQLSKELHSGHVFEGWKEGVINFPPTYKYEINSDRYVGENPKEGEKKRSPAWCDRILWLGKGIKQLAYTRAEILLSDHRPVSSTFLVQVEVLDHRKLKRALNVSSAVVHPDIFLDEDGELELQQLPGRIPGDRKLFG; encoded by the exons ATGAGAACCCAGAGAGGAAAGCGTTCTGAG GCTTTTTGGCCTTCCATTGTGATGAAGAAATGGTTGAATATAAAGCCAAAGGTGTATGATTTTAGCGAAGATGAGATTGACACGGAAACTGAAAGTGAAGATGATG CTTGCTCTGTTAAAGATGCAAGGGTGCACATACGAGAAGATCATCTACATAAGGCTCAGGAGAACCATTCAGATTGTCAAAGCCAAATTTCAG AGACACCTTCTAAGGGCTATCACTTAAGACACAGGAGAGGGAAATCAGAAACACTGCGTGTGCAGTATATAAATACCAAGGATGTGAG GGTAACAATAGGGACTTGGAACGTTGCTGGAAGACAACCATACGAAGATCTTGATATTGATGACTGGCTTTGCACCCAAGAGCCAGCAGATATTTACATTTTTGG CTTTCAAGAGGTAGTCCCTCTGAATGCTGGTAACGTTCTGGGGGCAGAGAGTAGCAGGCCAATTCCAAAATGGGAGGCAATCATTCGCAGAACCCTGAATAAATCTGCGGAACctgaaaataaatacaaaagcTACAGTGCCCCACCTTCTCCAGTGCTAAGAACCTCCTCTGTTGCTGACGAACTTGCTGATGAACTTGCTGACGAGATTGATGATCTCCCTTTGGGGATTACTAGCGAGGAGTATGCTAGTATTACAAATGGTTGCAATGTTGGACGAGAAGATTTGAAGAAAGTTATTAGTATTGGTAAAAACTTACATTTGAGTAGAATATATGGTGTCGACTACGATCGTAGATTAGACTGGCCTGAACATTCATTGGATGCAACCCCTCAAGTCATCTCATCCAATTTGAAATTGCGGAGGGTGTTCAGCAGTTCTGCAAGAATCGGCTTTACTTTGGTGGACAATCCGCCAATgttgagtcctcaacattttGCAATAAATGGAAATGGATTGAAAAGGTCACACCACAGCTATGGAAACCTAGTCTCAACCTGGATGGAGCAGCAGGAGGAGCCTGAAGTTGTTGAGTCCGTATCTGATGTGTCCGATGGTTTTTCTGATGAGGAGTTTGATGCCTTCTCTGAGACACCAAAGGAGAAACATAATGATGCGGCCATTAGAGATACTGCAAAGTCACGTCCTAAGTATGTCCGAATTGTCAGCAAGCAAATGGTTGGGATATATGTGTCAATTTGGGTGCGTAAGCGGTTGAGAAGACACATAAACAATTTAAAGGTCTCACCTGTTGGAGTTGGTCTTATGGGCTACATGGGAAACAAG GGATCTGTTTCAGTCAGCATGACTCTGTTCCAATCACGGCTGTGCTTTGTTTGTTCTCATTTGACCTCTGGTCAGACAGATGGGGCCGAACAAAGGCGTAACTCTGATGTCTCTGAAATCATACGACGTACCCGTTTCTCATCAGTCTTCGATACAGATCAACCACAGACAATTCCATCTCATGA TCAGATATTCTGGTTTGGGGATTTGAATTATCGTCTCAATATGATGGACACAGAAGTTCGGGAGCTTGTTGCTCAGAAGCGGTGGGATAAGCTTATCAACAGTGATCAG CTAAGCAAAGAACTCCACAGTGGGCATGTGTTTGAGGGATGGAAAGAGGGAGTGATAAACTTTCCACCAACTTACAAATACGAAATAAATTCTGATAGATATGTTGGTGAGAACCCAAAAGAAGGGGAGAAGAAAAGATCTCCAGCATG GTGTGATCGTATACTTTGGCTAGGAAAAGGCATAAAACAACTTGCTTACACGCGGGCAGAGATACTACTCTCTGATCATCGGCCTGTTAGTTCAACGTTCTTGGTTCAAGTTGAGGTCTTAGACCATCGAAAGTTGAAGAGAGCACTCAATGTCAGCTCTGCAGTAGTACATCCTGATATTTTCTTAGATGAAGATGGGGAACTAGAGCTTCAGCAATTACCAGGTAGAATACCAG GGGACCGCAAGTTGTTTGGCTAA